The DNA window TAAACTTCGTCGACTATCATGAAAAGATCGTTTCTTTCAACGAAATCCAGAAGGTAGTGCAAATCTTTTTCTCCATAGACCACCCCTGTGGGGTTGCAGGGATTGGACAGCACGATCGCCTTCGTTCTATCACTTACAAAGTTGTCCAGATTGTTAGGAATCGAGAAGTTGTCCTCCATTCGCCTGACTACAGGCACGAGCTTCACACCAGCTATCCTCGCGAAAGCTCTGTAGTTGGCGTAAAAGGGTTCTAAAACGAGTATCTCGTCACCAGGATCCGCCACCACAGTGAAGGAGAAAAGAATCGCTTCGCTTCCTCCATTTGTAACTAGGACGTTCTCCGGTTCCACGCTAGCGTTTTGTCTTCTTTGATAGTAAGAGGCAAACGCTTCTCGAAGTTCCCGTATACCAGCAGAGTGCGAATAGTAAACAACATCAGGTCTTTTTCTTTGAATGCTTTTAAAGAATACTCCAGGAGTTTTCAGGTCAGGCTGGCCGATGTTCAGATGGTAGATCTTTATGCCACGCCTCCTCGTCGTTTCGGCGTACGGCACGAGTTTTCTTATGGGACTCTCCTCGAATTTCAGTACGCGCTCCGAAAACACGTTACCACCTCTTCTCAACTTGGAAAATGTAGAACTTCAGATACTGGGTTTCCGGAACGTTCAGGAGGATAGGATGATCGGAGGGTTGTCCCCCCTTCTTCAACACGGTCAAGCAGGTCCTAGTATCGAAGGAAGCATTCATGAGGACCCTTCTGAACGTTTCCTCGGAAACTATCTGGGTACAGGATGATGTCACAAGGATCCCTGGTTTTCTCAAAATTTTCATCGCTCTCAGGTTTATTTCCTTGTATCCTCTCTTTGCGTTCTCAAGGCTTTTGGAGCTCTTCGCAAAGGATGGAGGATCCAACACCACAAGATCGTATTTTTCGCTGCTTCTGTCAAAGCTTTTCAAGATGTCGAAAGCATTACCAACGATTGTATTGAAACTTTTAAAGCCATTCATTTTCAGTATTTCTCTTGCGATTTCCAGGGATCTTTCGGAGTAATCCACGAGGGTGACGTGCTTGGCTCCACCTTTCAGGAGATGGGCTGCGAAGTTTCCTGTATAGGAAAAGACATCCAGACATACCTTATTTTCAGCGAAGTCGAACACCATCCTGGCGTTCTCTCTCTGATCCAAAAAGAAACCGGTCTTCTGTCCCTTCGTGTCCGCAAGGAACCTCAGCCCGTTCATCTTGAATTCGATCAGCTCGGGACCCCCACCGTAGATCCATCCTTCGTGATCTTCCAAACCTTCTTTCTCACGAAATGTTCCAACCGACTTTTCGTATATTCCCTTCGGTCGAAAAAGCTCTATCAAAGCATCCAGAATCCACTCTTTCATCCTTTCCATTCCTAACGTTGTAATCTGGATGACAGCGTAATCACCGAAAAGATCCACGATGAGACCCGGTAAAAAGTCCCCCTCACCGTGCACCACCCTGAAAGCACTTGTGTCCTCGATGGATCTTCTTTTTTTGAGGGCGTCCTCTATTCTTTTCTTTATGAACTCACGGTCTATTTTCTCGTTTCTCCAGGTGAGAATCCTCACTCTGATTTTCGAGTGATCGTTTATGTATCCCCTTCCGAAGAAAGAACCATCGGGTCTGAAGAGATCCACCACTTCTCCGTTTTCATAGTCACCTTCCACCCTCGAGATCTCGTTTTCGTAAACCCACAGATGACCGCCTAAAAGCCTTTTGCTGAGTTTTTCAAGAAAAACCCTGGCCAACTACAACCACCTCGTCGTATACGATATGAGAAACAGGGTGTATCCCCCCAAGGCGAGGAAAGGTCCGAACGGAATGCGCATTTTTATATCCATTTTACCCTTTCCCCTTATCAGCGCAAACAGAATACCGGAAATTGACGCAACGAGAACAGCGATTATGGCAGGGAAGGGGGAAAGAAGAATACCCATCCCCATTGCAAGAATCACGTCTCCCATCCCCAGACCATCTCTGTAAAAAAACTTCAAAACCAAAAACATAGCCGTCACGATA is part of the Thermotoga sp. genome and encodes:
- a CDS encoding class I SAM-dependent rRNA methyltransferase, translating into MARVFLEKLSKRLLGGHLWVYENEISRVEGDYENGEVVDLFRPDGSFFGRGYINDHSKIRVRILTWRNEKIDREFIKKRIEDALKKRRSIEDTSAFRVVHGEGDFLPGLIVDLFGDYAVIQITTLGMERMKEWILDALIELFRPKGIYEKSVGTFREKEGLEDHEGWIYGGGPELIEFKMNGLRFLADTKGQKTGFFLDQRENARMVFDFAENKVCLDVFSYTGNFAAHLLKGGAKHVTLVDYSERSLEIAREILKMNGFKSFNTIVGNAFDILKSFDRSSEKYDLVVLDPPSFAKSSKSLENAKRGYKEINLRAMKILRKPGILVTSSCTQIVSEETFRRVLMNASFDTRTCLTVLKKGGQPSDHPILLNVPETQYLKFYIFQVEKRW
- a CDS encoding pyridoxal phosphate-dependent aminotransferase — its product is MFSERVLKFEESPIRKLVPYAETTRRRGIKIYHLNIGQPDLKTPGVFFKSIQRKRPDVVYYSHSAGIRELREAFASYYQRRQNASVEPENVLVTNGGSEAILFSFTVVADPGDEILVLEPFYANYRAFARIAGVKLVPVVRRMEDNFSIPNNLDNFVSDRTKAIVLSNPCNPTGVVYGEKDLHYLLDFVERNDLFMIVDEVYSEIVFRGNFVSAMTLENDRVIVVDSVSKKFSACGARVGCLITKNERVLKHAMKLAQGRLSPPLLEQIGSVALLNLDDDFFETVRETYRERVEIIIDKLEEHGLKKFTRPSGAFYVTVELPVENAEEFAKWMLTDFNLNGETTMVAPLKGFYITPGLGKREIRIACVLEKKSLSRAMDVLMEGLNTWLKKFSSARRCLS